A part of Roseofilum casamattae BLCC-M143 genomic DNA contains:
- a CDS encoding ABC transporter ATP-binding protein, which translates to MNSPSSPLQRLIQYTGPYQTQIRLAIAASVLNKFFDLAPPALIGVAVDVVVEQDSSWIAKFGITNVFGQLVLVSIISALVWIAESAFEYAYERLWRNLAQTIQHHLRLDAYRHLQNLEIAYFEERSTGELMAILNDDVNQLERFLDVGANQVIQVITTVLIVGLSFLFLAPQVGWMTILPMPFIIWGSVAFQKFLAPRYSKVRESAGLINHRLANNLGGITTIKSFTAEEYEAKRVGEDSQAYRRSNESAIAFSAAFIPLIRMLILIGFTCILLYGGLEVTKGNLAVGTYSTLVFLTQRLLWPLTRLGNTLDLCQRAMASTRRVMNLLDTPIEIHPGEIPLPVDSVKGEVRLEEVSFAYRDRQPVLKDLSLTIPAGKTVGIVGSTGSGKSTIVKLLLRLYEIQQGRITVDGINLQELRLDDLRRCIGLVSQDVFLFHGTVAENIAYGTFNALEPDIISAATLAEAHQFIMELPQQYDTIVGERGQKLSGGQRQRLAIARAILKDPPILILDEATSAVDNETEAAIQRSLERITKNRTTIAIAHRLSTIRNAHCIYVMERGNVIESGRHQELLNYNGVYASLWRIQMGELVGQV; encoded by the coding sequence GTGAACTCTCCCTCATCTCCACTCCAACGCCTGATCCAGTATACCGGGCCCTATCAAACTCAGATTCGGTTGGCGATCGCCGCTTCTGTCCTGAATAAGTTTTTCGACTTAGCGCCACCCGCGTTAATCGGCGTTGCTGTTGATGTCGTTGTCGAGCAAGATAGTTCTTGGATTGCTAAATTTGGCATTACCAATGTCTTCGGACAATTAGTGCTGGTGAGCATTATTTCTGCCTTAGTTTGGATTGCTGAATCTGCCTTTGAGTATGCTTACGAGCGGTTGTGGCGGAATCTGGCGCAAACCATTCAACATCACTTGCGTTTGGATGCTTATCGCCATTTACAGAACCTGGAGATTGCCTATTTTGAGGAACGGAGCACGGGAGAATTAATGGCAATTCTCAATGATGATGTGAATCAACTCGAGCGCTTCCTCGATGTCGGCGCAAATCAAGTGATTCAAGTCATCACTACGGTGTTAATTGTTGGCTTGAGTTTCTTGTTTTTAGCACCGCAAGTGGGTTGGATGACCATTTTACCCATGCCGTTCATTATTTGGGGGTCGGTTGCATTTCAAAAGTTTCTCGCTCCCCGCTATAGTAAAGTGCGGGAGAGCGCGGGATTAATTAATCATCGACTTGCCAATAATCTCGGCGGCATTACAACCATTAAAAGCTTTACAGCGGAAGAATACGAAGCCAAGCGAGTGGGGGAAGATTCCCAAGCCTATCGCCGCAGCAATGAAAGTGCGATCGCCTTTTCTGCTGCCTTTATTCCCTTAATCCGAATGTTGATTCTCATCGGTTTCACCTGCATTCTGCTCTACGGCGGCTTGGAAGTGACAAAGGGCAATTTAGCGGTCGGAACTTACAGCACGTTGGTCTTTCTGACTCAACGGTTATTGTGGCCGTTAACTCGGTTGGGAAATACCTTAGATTTGTGCCAGCGCGCCATGGCTTCCACTCGACGAGTTATGAATTTGTTGGATACTCCGATTGAAATTCATCCGGGAGAAATCCCTCTTCCCGTTGATTCAGTGAAAGGAGAAGTTAGACTGGAAGAGGTGAGTTTTGCCTATCGCGATCGCCAACCTGTCCTCAAGGATTTATCTTTAACCATTCCGGCCGGAAAAACAGTCGGAATTGTCGGTTCTACTGGTTCCGGAAAAAGCACCATCGTCAAGTTGTTATTGCGATTATACGAAATTCAGCAAGGACGAATTACAGTAGATGGGATTAACCTGCAAGAATTGCGCTTAGATGACCTCCGGCGCTGCATCGGATTAGTCAGCCAAGATGTATTTCTATTCCACGGAACCGTTGCGGAAAATATCGCTTACGGTACATTTAATGCTTTGGAACCCGATATTATTTCCGCCGCAACCTTAGCTGAAGCTCACCAATTTATCATGGAACTTCCGCAACAGTATGACACGATTGTTGGAGAGCGCGGACAGAAATTATCGGGAGGACAAAGGCAACGTTTAGCGATCGCTCGTGCTATCCTGAAAGACCCTCCCATTCTAATTCTGGATGAGGCAACTTCGGCAGTGGATAACGAGACAGAGGCGGCGATTCAACGCTCGTTAGAACGAATTACCAAAAACCGCACGACAATTGCGATCGCGCACCGCCTTTCTACCATTCGTAATGCCCATTGCATCTACGTCATGGAGCGCGGGAATGTTATCGAATCCGGTCGCCACCAAGAGCTACTCAATTATAATGGAGTATACGCTAGTTTATGGCGAATTCAAATGGGCGAATTAGTCGGTCAAGTTTAA